From Malaciobacter mytili LMG 24559:
TTCTCTACTTCAAAATCAATTACATCATTTGCAACCACTTATATCTCCATATATAATATCTAGTCCACATTTTAACTCTTTTAGATATGTTAAAGCCTCTTGAACATAATCACTATTTATAATTGAACCATGTTGAGGCAAAATAGCTTCGATTTTTTTATCTTTGATTTTATTTACAAACCCTCTTGTGGCCAAATTTGATGCCATATAATCTATATGAAATAAATTCATATTAGAAATATGTTTATCAAAATCACTTACAACTAATTCCCAATCAACATCAAGTGCTGCCCAAATATCTCCTGAGAATAGAAAATTTGAAGTTTTATCATATGTGGCAAAAGCTCCTGAAAAATGTAAAAAAGGAGCTTCTATAAACTCTAATTCTTCTCCAGATTTAAAAATATATTTTTTACATGTATTTATATTAAAAAACTCATAATCATCTTTTCCATAATGGGGTAATAAAACATTTGTTCTTTCTGTTGTTATAACTTTTAAGTTAGGAAGAATTTCTAACCAATCAATCATTGATGCACAAACATCAGGGTCTTGATGACATACGATTATTGCTTTAATCTCTTCAAGTTTTACAACTTGTAAGGCTCTTTTTTTTACAACTTCAAAAAAAGCTCTACTTCCTGGGTCTACAATAATAGCTTCATTACCACTTTTAATTAAATAAACATTGCATCTAAAAGCTGTTTCATTATCTATTCCCAGCCAAAAGATTTCATAATTATCTTTTTTAAATAAACAAGTTACTTTTTCTAAATCAATTTCATAATTTTTATATGTATCTATTAAATTTGACATTATGATTAACAAAACTCCAATTATTAATGACACTATAATAACATAATTTTTATAATAATATTTTTAAGTAAAATAAATAAAAGATTAGAATAATTTTAAAATAACCTTAAAATAACCCTTTTAAATCCCTTTATTTAAGATTTATTATATTTAAAATAATTTTTAAGTGTCATTTTTTTATTTAATATTTTTCTTTTAAATAGTGTCAAATAAAAATTTATAACTTTTTTTGATAGTTTTTTTTGATTAAACCCTTAACAAACTCTTTTTAGATATAATACTGGCAATTTAAACTTCGTGAAGGAAAAAAATGACAGTTGATGATAAATTAATTGAAAAATTAGCAAAACTATCTAGCTTAGAAATTGATGATTCAAGAAAAGAAAAACTTAAATCTGAACTTGCAGATATTATTAACTTTGTAGAAAATTTAAATGAAATTGATGTAAGTAATATTGATGCAACATTTAATACTGTTGAAGGTGGGACACCTTTAAGAGAAGATATTTCTACTCAAGACCTACAAAGAGCTAAACATATTTTAGAACATGCTCCAAAATCAGAAGATGGTTATTTTATAGTTCCAAAAATCATTGAGTAATTATGATTATAGTTTATGGTATAAAAAACTGCGATAGCGTAAAAAAAGCTCTTAAGTTTTTTAAAGAAAACAATCTTGAAATTGAATTCTTTGATTTAAAAAAAGAGCAACCTTCAAATGAAAAAATAAAAAGCTGGGTAGAAAAAAGTTCTATTGATAAAGTATTTAACAATAAAGGCACAACTTATAGAACTTTAAAATTAAAAGATTTAAACTTAGATGAAAATGGTAAGTTTGAATGGCTTTGTAAAGAAACAATGCTTATAAAAAGACCTATTATTGAGTTTGAAAATAGTGTTATTGTAGGCTTTAACGAAGAAGAGTATAAATCAATATTTATATAAAAGAGGAGTTCCTCTTTTATAATCCTTTTCTTGCTTCTTTTAATGTATCAGCAATCATAAATGCTAACTCTAAAGCTTGGTCTGCATTTAATCTTGGGTCACATTGAGTATGGTATCTACTTGCAAGTGCTTCTTGAGTAACAGCAGAAGAACAAGACCCTGTACACTCAGTTACATTTTGACCTGTCATTTCTAAGTGAATTCCACCTGCATATGTACCTTCAGCTTTATGAATTTGGAAGAATTGCTCAACTTCTTTTAAAATTGCAGCAAAATCTCTTGTTTTATATCCATTTTCAGCTTTTATAGTATTTCCATGCATTGGGTCA
This genomic window contains:
- a CDS encoding arsenate reductase family protein, which encodes MIIVYGIKNCDSVKKALKFFKENNLEIEFFDLKKEQPSNEKIKSWVEKSSIDKVFNNKGTTYRTLKLKDLNLDENGKFEWLCKETMLIKRPIIEFENSVIVGFNEEEYKSIFI
- a CDS encoding oxygen-binding di-iron domain-containing protein encodes the protein MSNLIDTYKNYEIDLEKVTCLFKKDNYEIFWLGIDNETAFRCNVYLIKSGNEAIIVDPGSRAFFEVVKKRALQVVKLEEIKAIIVCHQDPDVCASMIDWLEILPNLKVITTERTNVLLPHYGKDDYEFFNINTCKKYIFKSGEELEFIEAPFLHFSGAFATYDKTSNFLFSGDIWAALDVDWELVVSDFDKHISNMNLFHIDYMASNLATRGFVNKIKDKKIEAILPQHGSIINSDYVQEALTYLKELKCGLDIIYGDISGCK
- the gatC gene encoding Asp-tRNA(Asn)/Glu-tRNA(Gln) amidotransferase subunit GatC — its product is MTVDDKLIEKLAKLSSLEIDDSRKEKLKSELADIINFVENLNEIDVSNIDATFNTVEGGTPLREDISTQDLQRAKHILEHAPKSEDGYFIVPKIIE